In a genomic window of Paramicrobacterium chengjingii:
- a CDS encoding alpha/beta fold hydrolase produces the protein MPVVHHRTASIDGLQVFYREAGPHDAPVLLLLHGYPTSSHMFRHLIPALADRYRVIAPDHIGFGCSSAPSADDFEYSFDSLADVTQKLLSQLEVSTYTMYVHDYGAPIGWRLALASPESVEGVISQNGNAYEEGFVPEFWAPIWAYAADASAENEAALRPALGREAVEWQYTHGVPDASTVDPDAWEHDIALLERPGVDRAQLTLFGDYATNRPMYADVQKWLRSSGVPVLAIWGKNDEIFGAAGATAFLRDSPDARIELIESGHFILESHLDDAVRVIRDWRESF, from the coding sequence ATGCCTGTCGTTCACCACCGCACAGCGTCCATCGATGGTTTGCAGGTCTTCTATCGTGAAGCCGGGCCCCACGACGCACCCGTTCTTTTGTTGCTGCACGGCTACCCCACGAGCTCGCACATGTTCCGGCACCTCATTCCTGCCCTTGCGGACCGCTACCGGGTGATCGCGCCGGATCACATCGGTTTTGGGTGTTCGTCAGCACCCTCTGCCGATGACTTCGAGTACTCATTCGATTCACTCGCCGATGTCACGCAGAAATTGTTGTCGCAGCTTGAAGTCTCCACGTACACGATGTACGTGCACGACTACGGTGCTCCGATTGGTTGGCGCCTCGCGCTGGCCAGCCCTGAATCCGTCGAGGGAGTGATCTCGCAGAACGGCAACGCGTATGAAGAAGGGTTCGTGCCCGAGTTCTGGGCACCCATCTGGGCATACGCCGCTGATGCCTCCGCAGAAAACGAGGCGGCCCTCCGTCCGGCTCTCGGACGAGAGGCCGTCGAGTGGCAGTACACGCACGGAGTGCCAGATGCATCCACCGTCGACCCGGATGCGTGGGAGCACGACATTGCACTTCTGGAGCGCCCCGGAGTCGATCGCGCTCAGCTGACCCTGTTCGGCGACTATGCGACAAACCGCCCGATGTACGCTGACGTTCAGAAGTGGCTACGCAGCTCCGGGGTTCCTGTTCTCGCCATCTGGGGCAAGAATGACGAAATCTTCGGTGCAGCCGGAGCCACGGCATTCCTCCGAGACTCCCCCGATGCTCGCATCGAGCTGATTGAAAGTGGGCACTTCATCTTGGAGTCCCACCTCGACGACGCGGTCCGTGTCATCAGAGACTGGCGCGAAAGCTTCTGA